The DNA window AGTTTCGACGTGGCGCGACCTACGGGCGGCAGCCACTCGCCCTTGGCGATGCAAGGGCGCTCTGTGCGGGAGTTGGAGGAGCAGATGTCCACGCTGCGCAAGGAGAACTTCAATCTAAAGCTGCGCATCTACTTCATGGAGGAGGGTCAGCCGGGTGCCCGGGCCAACCATTCCTCAGACTCCTTGAGCAAACAGCTTATCGATGCCAAGATCGAAATCGAGACGCTGAGAAAAACCGTCGATGAAAAGATGGAGCTGCTCAAGGATGCCGCCCGTGCGATTTCTCACCACGAGGAACTGCAGCGCAAAGCGGACTTTGACAGCCAGGCAATGATCGACGAGTTGCAAGAGCAGATACACGCCTATCAGGTGAGTTTTATCCATGCCCTTTTTGAAAGCAGTAACTAACAgcatttattttcgttttcctaGGTGGCGGAGTCTGGTCAACCAGGCGAAAACGTCGCTGACGCCAAGAAACTGCTGCGCCTTGAATCGGAGGTGCAGAGATTGGAGGAGGAACTGGTGAAATCCGATGCACGTAACATAGCGGCCAAGAACGAGCTGGAATTCACGCTGGCCGAGCGCCTGGAATCCCTGACAGCCTGTGAGGCCAAGATTCAAGAGCTGGCCATCAAGAATGCCGAGCTGGTGGAGCGCCTCGAAAAGGAAACAGAATCCGCCGAGTTATCCAGCGTAAGTAAATCGATTTAGTAGTAATTCCCTTGTAGAGTATTCGGTAACTGGGTTTACGAGAACCCTTTATGTTTAGAAGACCCTAGACCCTCTTAAGGCTGAAATAGAAGTCTGTAGGAGGGAGAACCAGAAACTGGTGACCTCCACTCGAACCCTAGAACATGAGCTGCTGCGGCAAGTCGGCTCGATGAAGGAGGCCGCCAATACGATGGACGTGCAGCGTCAGTCCATCCTGCTATTGGAAGTGAGTCCCAACCTCCCACTTCCTCAGCCATACCCACCTCAACTTGCCATCCTCCCTCTCCAAGGCCACAATCAAGCGTAAGGAAAAGTCGTACGGAAGTATGATGAAAAACGTGCTAAAGTACGAGGCATTGATAGCCAAGTTGAATGCCGAACTGGAGATAATGAGGCAACAGAATGTTTACTTCCGTGAACTGTCCGAAAACCTGCAGCAGAAGGAGGTGCGGCAACTGGATCGCGGCGTGGCCATCGTGCAGCCGATGCGCATGGCGGCGGATGCCGGGGTTGGTATCACATCTTCTCTTGAACGTAGCGGCAGCACATCCTCATTGCATTCAAACTTCTCATCGATCAGCGTTTTGTGTGGCAGTCAGGGACCATCGTCGCACAAGGGCCCTTGCCATTGGAAAGACAGTCAGGTGAAGCCCTTACCATCCAGCGAACCGTGTGCTCAGCTCCTAAAACGTCGTCGTCCACAGCTGCCGCAACAAACGTATCCGTGTCCCCAGTATATCTATCATCAGGGGCATTACCAGACCAGACATACCCATTCCCAGCTGATGGCCATGACGGCGCCAAGTACTGCCTTCTACAACTATTCGCTGCCAAGCTTCACTGGATTCCGGCAGTTCCTTTGGCGCTGGGCCACGTAGCCCTCAAAATCATCCTCTTGGTGGTGCGGGTGCACTCCTGCCTGCAGAATACCCATATCCCGCTTAAAGTGTCCTGTGAGGTCGGCCATTCCTTTCTCGGAATCGGACTCCCGTATCTTCCATGTCGGATGAGCTGGCCGTCTAATTTGGACGGCATCTTGTACTCTATTTGATCATCCttcgtttcggtttcgttGATAGTTGAAAGAAATCCATCCAATACAATGAATCCGAAGTTGTCCATATCCATATTCAATTCGAACAATGTCGCTCCCTCAGACGTCGACAAATTTTTTGTTAAAGTGTATTAAATTTGCTCACCTGTCTCTGCCTCAATTGAATGAATGTTGCTGAGCTCCATTAAACGTATTAGAATAAACCTTAGCTAAGACTTCGTTTTTTTATTGCTCCAAAAGCTGTAGCCATTTCCGGTTTTCTCTGGTCACTTTCAGGCCAAGCGAGATCTGGGCGCCCAACTGGCGGATAAGATTTGCGAGCTGCAGGACGCCCAGGAGAAGCTCAAGGAGCGGGAACGGATCCACGAGCAGGCCTGCCGCACCATTCAGAAGCTAATGCAAAAGCTGAGCAGCCAGGAGAAGGAGATAAAGAAGCTCAGCCAGGAGAACGAACAGTCGGCAAACAAGGAGGTAAGGATTAATTCCCAgttattttccatttgtttatgGCTTTTCCACATATGTACTTACATATAcaaccaaatatttgcatagcTTTGTTAATTGAATTAGCAAAGAGTGAGTGACTCATTCAGCATATGAAcattgttgtttgctttgtcACAGtacttaaattattaaacGCGTTATTTGTgctcaaatttaaatttaaacacacTGACCCTCGATTTCTCGAGTGCGCCACATGCACTGTAGGCTACTAGGGCGTAAGAATTGCTAGGAATACCTAAAGATGTTTCGCTTCTATAATTGAGTGACATAAATATGTCGCCCAACAAACTGCTTATAATGCGTGAcacagaaaaatattatttaaagacattttttttaattctaagTTTAATCTTGATCTTAGTtgtaaacaatatatttattttacaaatgaTGATGTATTTCTTTTAGAACGACTGCTCTAAGACGGTAATTTCGCCATCCACCAGCGGCCGTTCCATGAGTGACAACGAGGCCAGCTCCCTGGAAATGTCCACCAACCTGAGGGTGCGCTACGAGCTAAAGATCGGCGAGCAGGAGGAGAAGATCAAGCAGCTGCAGACGGAAGTAAAGAAGAAGACGGCGAATCTGCAAAACCTGGTCAACAAGGAGCTATGGGAGAAAAATCGCGAGGTGGAGCGCCTCACGAAGCTGGTGGCTAGCCAGCAGAAGACGTTGCCGCAGATAAGCGAGGAATCCGCCGGCGAAGCAGATCTGCAGCAATCCTTCACGGAGGCGGAGTACATGAGGGCACTGGAGCGTAACAAGCTACTGCAGCGCAAGGTGGATGTGCTCTTCCAGCGCCTTGCAGACGATCAACAGAACAGCGCTGTGATTGGGCAGTTGCGCTTGGAGCTTCAGCAAGCTCGCACGGAAGTG is part of the Drosophila yakuba strain Tai18E2 chromosome 2R, Prin_Dyak_Tai18E2_2.1, whole genome shotgun sequence genome and encodes:
- the LOC6529948 gene encoding centrosomin isoform X7, whose protein sequence is MNRNRSSTSHNPRNLKILNASFDVARPTGGSHSPLAMQGRSVRELEEQMSTLRKENFNLKLRIYFMEEGQPGARANHSSDSLSKQLIDAKIEIETLRKTVDEKMELLKDAARAISHHEELQRKADFDSQAMIDELQEQIHAYQVAESGQPGENVADAKKLLRLESEVQRLEEELVKSDARNIAAKNELEFTLAERLESLTACEAKIQELAIKNAELVERLEKETESAELSSKTLDPLKAEIEVCRRENQKLVTSTRTLEHELLRQVGSMKEAANTMDVQRQSILLLEATIKRKEKSYGSMMKNVLKYEALIAKLNAELEIMRQQNVYFRELSENLQQKEVRQLDRGVAIVQPMRMAADAGVGITSSLERSGSTSSLHSNFSSISVLCGSQGPSSHKGPCHWKDSQLPQQTYPCPQYIYHQGHYQTRHTHSQLMAMTAPSTAFYNYSLPSFTGFRQFLWRWAT
- the LOC6529948 gene encoding centrosomin isoform X5, translating into MNRNRSSTSHNPRNLKILNASFDVARPTGGSHSPLAMQGRSVRELEEQMSTLRKENFNLKLRIYFMEEGQPGARANHSSDSLSKQLIDAKIEIETLRKTVDEKMELLKDAARAISHHEELQRKADFDSQAMIDELQEQIHAYQVAESGQPGENVADAKKLLRLESEVQRLEEELVKSDARNIAAKNELEFTLAERLESLTACEAKIQELAIKNAELVERLEKETESAELSSKTLDPLKAEIEVCRRENQKLVTSTRTLEHELLRQVGSMKEAANTMDVQRQSILLLEATIKRKEKSYGSMMKNVLKYEALIAKLNAELEIMRQQNVYFRELSENLQQKEVRQLDRGVAIVQPMRMAADAGRFVWQSGTIVAQGPLPLERQSGEALTIQRTVCSAPKTSSSTAAATNVSVSPVYLSSGALPDQTYPFPADGHDGAKYCLLQLFAAKLHWIPAVPLALGHVALKIILLVVRVHSCLQNTHIPLKVSCEVGHSFLGIGLPYLPCRMSWPSNLDGILYSI
- the LOC6529948 gene encoding centrosomin isoform X9, with protein sequence MNRNRSSTSHNPRNLKILNASFDVARPTGGSHSPLAMQGRSVRELEEQMSTLRKENFNLKLRIYFMEEGQPGARANHSSDSLSKQLIDAKIEIETLRKTVDEKMELLKDAARAISHHEELQRKADFDSQAMIDELQEQIHAYQVAESGQPGENVADAKKLLRLESEVQRLEEELVKSDARNIAAKNELEFTLAERLESLTACEAKIQELAIKNAELVERLEKETESAELSSKTLDPLKAEIEVCRRENQKLVTSTRTLEHELLRQVGSMKEAANTMDVQRQSILLLEATIKRKEKSYGSMMKNVLKYEALIAKLNAELEIMRQQNVYFRELSENLQQKEVRQLDRGVAIVQPMRMAADAGRFVWQSGTIVAQGPLPLERQSAAATNVSVSPVYLSSGALPDQTYPFPADGHDGAKYCLLQLFAAKLHWIPAVPLALGHVALKIILLVVRVHSCLQNTHIPLKAKRDLGAQLADKICELQDAQEKLKERERIHEQACRTIQKLMQKLSSQEKEIKKLSQENEQSANKENDCSKTVISPSTSGRSMSDNEASSLEMSTNLRVRYELKIGEQEEKIKQLQTEVKKKTANLQNLVNKELWEKNREVERLTKLVASQQKTLPQISEESAGEADLQQSFTEAEYMRALERNKLLQRKVDVLFQRLADDQQNSAVIGQLRLELQQARTEVETADKWRLECVDVCGVLTNRLEELAGFLNSLLKHKDVLGVLAADRRNAMRKAVDRSLDLSKSLNMTLNITATSLADQSLAQLCNLSEILYTEGDASHKTFNSHEELHAASSMAPTVENLKAENKALKKELEKRRSSEGQRKERRSLPLPSQQLDNQSESEAWSEPDRKVSLARIGLDETSNSLAAPEQAVSESESEGRTCATRQDRNRNSERIAQLEEQIAQKDERMLSVQCQMVDLDNRYKQEQLRFLDISQKLEQLRVINEALTADLQAIGSHEDQRMVELQRQLELKNQQIDQLKLAQSTLTADSQITEMELQALQQQMQEMEQQHADSVDNLQSQLTQLKLDAAQQLEEHERLHQDALERDWVALTTYQEQAQQLLELQRSLDYHQENEKELKQTLVENELATRALKKQLDESTLQASKAVMERTKAYNDKLQLEKRSEELRLQLEALKEEQQKLLQKRSNSSDVSQSGYTSEEVAVSMGPPSGQVTTSKQAGSAVVGQRVNTSSPDLGIESDAGRVSNVELSNAQRAMLKTVELKTEGATSSKTKSEESASPDSKSNLAAGAATVHDCAKVDLENAELRRKLIRTKRAFEDTYEKLRMANKAKAQVEKDIKNQILKTHNVLRNVRSNMENEL
- the LOC6529948 gene encoding centrosomin isoform X6, which produces MNRNRSSTSHNPRNLKILNASFDVARPTGGSHSPLAMQGRSVRELEEQMSTLRKENFNLKLRIYFMEEGQPGARANHSSDSLSKQLIDAKIEIETLRKTVDEKMELLKDAARAISHHEELQRKADFDSQAMIDELQEQIHAYQVAESGQPGENVADAKKLLRLESEVQRLEEELVKSDARNIAAKNELEFTLAERLESLTACEAKIQELAIKNAELVERLEKETESAELSSKTLDPLKAEIEVCRRENQKLVTSTRTLEHELLRQVGSMKEAANTMDVQRQSILLLEATIKRKEKSYGSMMKNVLKYEALIAKLNAELEIMRQQNVYFRELSENLQQKEVRQLDRGVAIVQPMRMAADAGRFVWQSGTIVAQGPLPLERQSAAATNVSVSPVYLSSGALPDQTYPFPADGHDGAKYCLLQLFAAKLHWIPAVPLALGHVALKIILLVVRVHSCLQNTHIPLKVSCEVGHSFLGIGLPYLPCRMSWPSNLDGILYSI